The following coding sequences are from one Lipingzhangella halophila window:
- the menB gene encoding 1,4-dihydroxy-2-naphthoyl-CoA synthase — protein sequence MNWQRSGEYSDIIYETAEGIAKITINRPERHNAFRPQTLFELQDAFNVARDDSSVGVVIFTGAGDQAFCSGGDQKIRGDDGYMGDDAVASQGIGRLNVLDLQVQIRRLPKPVICMVAGWSIGGGNVLQVCCDLTIAADNARFGQTGPKVGSFDGGYGSWLLAQTVGLKKAREIWYLCRQYDAREAQEMGMVNTVVPLDRLETETLSWAREMLEKSPLALRMVKGAINAVSDGAAGMQQFAGDATMLYYMSEEAQEGRDAFKEKRRPEFEQFPRRP from the coding sequence GTGAATTGGCAGCGGTCGGGCGAGTATTCAGACATCATCTACGAGACCGCCGAGGGAATCGCCAAGATCACGATCAACCGGCCCGAACGGCATAACGCATTCCGTCCGCAAACCCTGTTCGAACTGCAGGACGCGTTCAACGTCGCGCGCGACGACTCCAGCGTCGGCGTGGTCATCTTTACCGGCGCCGGCGACCAGGCGTTCTGCTCCGGTGGTGACCAGAAGATCCGCGGCGACGACGGCTACATGGGCGACGACGCCGTGGCCAGCCAGGGCATCGGCCGGCTCAACGTCCTCGACCTGCAGGTACAGATCCGCCGGCTGCCCAAGCCGGTGATCTGTATGGTCGCGGGATGGTCGATCGGCGGCGGGAACGTGCTGCAGGTCTGCTGCGACCTCACCATCGCGGCCGACAACGCCCGGTTCGGCCAGACCGGCCCGAAGGTGGGCTCGTTCGACGGCGGCTACGGCTCGTGGCTGCTGGCGCAGACCGTCGGGCTGAAGAAAGCACGCGAGATCTGGTACCTCTGCCGGCAGTACGACGCCCGCGAGGCCCAGGAGATGGGCATGGTCAACACGGTGGTCCCACTGGACCGCCTGGAGACCGAGACGCTGTCCTGGGCCCGGGAGATGCTGGAGAAGTCGCCCCTGGCGCTGCGGATGGTCAAGGGCGCCATCAACGCGGTGAGCGACGGCGCGGCCGGCATGCAGCAGTTCGCCGGCGACGCCACGATGCTCTACTACATGAGCGAGGAAGCCCAGGAGGGGCGCGACGCCTTCAAGGAGAAGCGCCGCCCGGAGTTCGAGCAGTTCCCCCGCCGGCCATGA
- a CDS encoding AMP-binding protein: protein MPNRPLQAVTGLEPSHFTALLAEALDGRGPALLPIGADLPPQRVREVLRATRPGSLRTPDGVRTLDDGAGTADDTALVVATSGSAGLPKGVELSAEALLASARASVRRLGAGRGDDWLCVLPTAHIAGIQVVLRALVNGREPVFAGFDADKVTAAASGLRPHVSLVPTQLRRMLAGGAELSSFASILLGGAAAEDDLLAAARDAGARVVTTYGMSETCGGCVYDGVPLDGMRADVDPDGRVLLAGPALLSGYRLDPQRTSEHLVRGTDGRTWFRTNDLGRFAGDRLRVRGRVDDVINTGGHKVVAAEVASVLTRFGPVAEAIAVGRPDSDWGQRVTAIVVPRDPDTPPTLDELRSWVADHLPRYAAPRELELRSEIPLLATGKPDIEALRSPLPASD from the coding sequence GTGCCCAACCGACCCCTGCAAGCGGTGACCGGACTGGAGCCCTCCCACTTCACCGCGCTCCTCGCCGAGGCTCTGGACGGACGAGGTCCCGCGCTGCTGCCGATCGGCGCCGACCTACCGCCGCAGCGCGTGCGCGAAGTGCTGCGGGCCACTCGCCCCGGTTCGCTGCGCACCCCGGACGGCGTCCGCACGCTCGACGACGGCGCGGGCACCGCCGACGACACGGCCCTGGTCGTCGCCACCTCCGGGTCGGCCGGGCTGCCAAAGGGCGTGGAGCTGTCCGCGGAGGCGCTGCTGGCCTCGGCGCGCGCCTCGGTGCGCCGCCTCGGCGCGGGCCGCGGCGACGACTGGCTCTGCGTGCTGCCCACCGCGCACATCGCCGGCATCCAGGTTGTGCTGCGCGCGCTGGTCAACGGGCGCGAGCCGGTGTTCGCCGGCTTCGACGCCGACAAGGTCACCGCGGCGGCCAGCGGGTTGCGGCCGCACGTGTCCCTCGTGCCCACCCAGCTTCGCCGGATGCTGGCCGGCGGCGCCGAGCTCTCGTCGTTCGCCTCCATCCTCCTCGGGGGCGCCGCCGCGGAGGACGACCTGCTGGCCGCGGCCCGCGACGCCGGGGCCCGGGTGGTCACGACCTACGGGATGAGCGAGACCTGCGGCGGCTGCGTCTACGACGGTGTCCCGCTCGACGGGATGCGCGCCGACGTCGACCCTGATGGCCGGGTGCTGCTGGCGGGTCCGGCCCTGCTGTCCGGGTACCGGCTGGATCCGCAGCGGACCAGCGAACACCTGGTGCGCGGCACGGACGGGCGAACCTGGTTCCGCACGAACGACCTGGGGCGCTTCGCCGGCGACCGCCTCCGGGTGCGTGGCCGCGTCGACGACGTGATCAACACCGGTGGGCACAAGGTCGTCGCCGCCGAGGTGGCGAGCGTGCTCACCCGGTTCGGGCCGGTGGCCGAGGCCATCGCGGTGGGCCGTCCCGACAGTGATTGGGGACAGCGCGTTACCGCGATTGTGGTTCCCCGGGATCCGGACACGCCACCGACACTTGACGAACTGCGCTCCTGGGTAGCGGACCATCTACCGCGCTATGCGGCACCGCGGGAACTGGAACTGCGGTCGGAGATACCGCTTCTCGCCACTGGAAAACCGGACATCGAGGCACT